The Kogia breviceps isolate mKogBre1 chromosome 16, mKogBre1 haplotype 1, whole genome shotgun sequence genome window below encodes:
- the LACC1 gene encoding purine nucleoside phosphorylase LACC1 isoform X2: protein MAEAVLIDLFGLKLNSQKNCHHTLLKTLNAVRYHHGAKAKFLCIMCCSNISCDHDNCELETSNGLSAFLREFETVSNPSMAASLYTIKQKIDEKNLSSIKVIVPVHRKTLMKAFIGQLFTDVYNFEFEDLQMPLRGGLLKQPTEINIITAQELEAIQNEIETYLRSLPALKGELTIITSPLIPDIFIHGFTTRTGGISYIPTLSSFNLFSSSKRRDPKAVVQENLRRLGNAAGFNVKKFYRIKTDHANDVWIMGRKEPESYDGITTNQRGVTIAALGADCIPIVFADPVRKACGVAHSGWRGTLLGVAMATVNAMIAEYGCSLEDIIAVLGPSVGPCCFTLPRESAKAFHNLDPRCVRLFGSPNPYVDIRKATRYLTGLLHNYFLLPSKPTVGEKFSCLIYLKPKGL from the exons ATGGCAGAAGCAGTGTTGATAGATCTCTTTGGTTTGAAATTAAACTCTCAGAAAAACTGTCATCACACATTACTAAAGACATTGAATGCTGTCCGATACCACCATGGTGCCAAGGCCAAGTTCCTTTGCATAATGTGTTGTAGTAACATCAGCTGTGACCATGATAATTGTGAATTAGAAACAAGCAATGGATTATCTGCTTTCCTGAGAGAATTTGAGACTGTTAGCAATCCCAGCATGGCTGCCTCATTGTATACCATTAAACAAAaaattgatgaaaaaaatttgaGCAGCATTAAGGTAATTGTGCCTGTGCACCGGAAGACATTAATGAAGGCTTTTATTGGTCAACTCTTCACTGATGTTTACAATTTTGAGTTTGAAGATTTACAGATGCCTTTGAGGGGAGGTCTTTTGAAACAGCCTACTGAAATAAACATAATCACAGCTCAAGAACTAGAAGCAATccagaatgaaatagaaacatatTTGAGAAGTTTGCCAGCACTGAAAGGAGAATTAACCATTATCACATCTCCTTTGATCCCAG ATATTTTCATACATGGATTTACCACAAGAACAGGTGGAATATCTTACATACCAACTCTTAGCTCATTCAATCTCTTCAGTAGTTCCAAACGGAGAGATCCCAAGGCTGTTGTTCAAGAAAATCTGCGTAGGCTGGGGAATGCAGCAGGATTTAATGTGAAGAAATTTTACCGAATAAAG ACTGATCATGCCAATGATGTCTGGATTATGGGAAGGAAGGAGCCTGAATCTTACGATGGAATCACCACAAATCAAAGAGGAGTCACAATAGCGGCTCTTGGTGCTGATTGTATACCGATAGTTTTTGCCGATCCTGTCAGAAAAGCATGTGGGGTTGCTCACTCTG GTTGGAGAGGTACTTTGTTAGGTGTTGCTATGGCTACAGTGAATGCTATGATAGCAGAATATGGCTGTAGTTTGGAAGACATTATTGCTGTACTGGGGCCctcagtaggaccttgctgttttaCTCTTCCAAGGGAATCAGCAAAGGCATTTCATAATCTTGATCCCAGATGTGTACGGCTCTTTGGCTCACCAAATCCCTATGTTGACATCCGTAAAGCCACGAG ATACTTGACTGGACTTTTGCATAACTATTTCCTGCTTCCTTCCAAACCAACTGTAGGAGAGAAATTTAGCTGTTTGATATACTTAAAGCCAAAAGGATTATAA
- the LACC1 gene encoding purine nucleoside phosphorylase LACC1 isoform X1 gives MAEAVLIDLFGLKLNSQKNCHHTLLKTLNAVRYHHGAKAKFLCIMCCSNISCDHDNCELETSNGLSAFLREFETVSNPSMAASLYTIKQKIDEKNLSSIKVIVPVHRKTLMKAFIGQLFTDVYNFEFEDLQMPLRGGLLKQPTEINIITAQELEAIQNEIETYLRSLPALKGELTIITSPLIPDIFIHGFTTRTGGISYIPTLSSFNLFSSSKRRDPKAVVQENLRRLGNAAGFNVKKFYRIKTDHANDVWIMGRKEPESYDGITTNQRGVTIAALGADCIPIVFADPVRKACGVAHSGWRGTLLGVAMATVNAMIAEYGCSLEDIIAVLGPSVGPCCFTLPRESAKAFHNLDPRCVRLFGSPNPYVDIRKATRILLEQGGILPQNIQDQNQDLNLCTSCHPDKFFSHVRDGLNFGTQIGFISIRE, from the exons ATGGCAGAAGCAGTGTTGATAGATCTCTTTGGTTTGAAATTAAACTCTCAGAAAAACTGTCATCACACATTACTAAAGACATTGAATGCTGTCCGATACCACCATGGTGCCAAGGCCAAGTTCCTTTGCATAATGTGTTGTAGTAACATCAGCTGTGACCATGATAATTGTGAATTAGAAACAAGCAATGGATTATCTGCTTTCCTGAGAGAATTTGAGACTGTTAGCAATCCCAGCATGGCTGCCTCATTGTATACCATTAAACAAAaaattgatgaaaaaaatttgaGCAGCATTAAGGTAATTGTGCCTGTGCACCGGAAGACATTAATGAAGGCTTTTATTGGTCAACTCTTCACTGATGTTTACAATTTTGAGTTTGAAGATTTACAGATGCCTTTGAGGGGAGGTCTTTTGAAACAGCCTACTGAAATAAACATAATCACAGCTCAAGAACTAGAAGCAATccagaatgaaatagaaacatatTTGAGAAGTTTGCCAGCACTGAAAGGAGAATTAACCATTATCACATCTCCTTTGATCCCAG ATATTTTCATACATGGATTTACCACAAGAACAGGTGGAATATCTTACATACCAACTCTTAGCTCATTCAATCTCTTCAGTAGTTCCAAACGGAGAGATCCCAAGGCTGTTGTTCAAGAAAATCTGCGTAGGCTGGGGAATGCAGCAGGATTTAATGTGAAGAAATTTTACCGAATAAAG ACTGATCATGCCAATGATGTCTGGATTATGGGAAGGAAGGAGCCTGAATCTTACGATGGAATCACCACAAATCAAAGAGGAGTCACAATAGCGGCTCTTGGTGCTGATTGTATACCGATAGTTTTTGCCGATCCTGTCAGAAAAGCATGTGGGGTTGCTCACTCTG GTTGGAGAGGTACTTTGTTAGGTGTTGCTATGGCTACAGTGAATGCTATGATAGCAGAATATGGCTGTAGTTTGGAAGACATTATTGCTGTACTGGGGCCctcagtaggaccttgctgttttaCTCTTCCAAGGGAATCAGCAAAGGCATTTCATAATCTTGATCCCAGATGTGTACGGCTCTTTGGCTCACCAAATCCCTATGTTGACATCCGTAAAGCCACGAG GATTCTTCTAGAACAGGGAGGAATTCTACCACAGAATATTCAGGACCAGAACCAAGATCTCAACCTCTGTACCTCCTGTCATCCTGACAAGTTTTTCTCCCATGTCCGAGATGGCCTTAACTTTGGTACACAGATTGGCTTCATATCAATTAGAGAATGA